From Rhodovastum atsumiense, a single genomic window includes:
- the ugpE gene encoding sn-glycerol-3-phosphate ABC transporter permease UgpE: MNGRTDWPAHAVLLLGVVLFVLPIWLVLAGSTLDPAAVDRGELSLIPRLEGFSVYATVLREGAPGVGPVWRMLLVSAAMALAIAFGKIVISILSAYAVTFFRFPFRRTAFWMIFITLMLPVEVRIIPTYAVMSDLSLINSFTGLTVPLIASATATLLFRQTFLAVPDELVEAARMDGAGPWRFLVDILIPVSAANLAALFVILFVYGWNQYLWPLLVATDPRLDTIVIGIVKMIGNETQTEWNRVMATAVLALLPPVAVVMLMQRWFVKGLTEGDK, encoded by the coding sequence GTGAACGGACGGACCGACTGGCCCGCGCATGCGGTGCTGCTGCTCGGCGTGGTGCTGTTCGTGCTGCCGATCTGGCTGGTGCTGGCGGGATCGACGCTGGATCCGGCCGCGGTCGATCGTGGGGAACTGTCGCTGATCCCGCGGCTGGAAGGGTTTTCCGTCTATGCCACGGTGCTGCGCGAGGGCGCGCCGGGGGTGGGGCCGGTGTGGCGGATGCTGCTCGTCAGCGCCGCCATGGCGCTGGCGATTGCCTTCGGCAAGATCGTCATTTCCATCCTCTCGGCCTACGCGGTGACGTTCTTCCGCTTCCCGTTCCGCCGGACCGCGTTCTGGATGATCTTCATCACCCTGATGCTGCCGGTGGAGGTGCGCATCATCCCGACCTACGCGGTGATGTCCGACCTGTCGCTGATCAACAGCTTCACCGGACTCACCGTGCCGCTGATCGCCTCGGCGACCGCCACGCTGCTGTTCCGGCAGACTTTCCTCGCGGTGCCGGACGAGCTGGTGGAGGCGGCGCGGATGGATGGCGCGGGGCCCTGGCGCTTCCTGGTGGACATCCTGATCCCGGTCTCGGCGGCCAATCTGGCCGCGCTGTTCGTGATCCTGTTCGTCTATGGCTGGAACCAGTATCTCTGGCCGCTGCTGGTGGCGACCGACCCGCGTCTCGACACCATCGTCATCGGCATCGTCAAGATGATCGGCAACGAGACGCAGACCGAATGGAACCGGGTGATGGCGACCGCGGTGCTGGCGTTGCTGCCGCCCGTCGCGGTGGTGATGCTGATGCAGCGCTGGTTCGTCAAAGGCCTGACGGAAGGCGACAAATAG
- a CDS encoding ABC transporter permease subunit, whose protein sequence is MERRTIFPGWLLPVALLLPQLLLTFVFFYWPAGQAVFSSLTQADPFGLQTRFVGFDNFTDLLADPLYLESIGRTVVFCSAVTALAMGVALLLALAADHEIRGRNLYRTLLIWPYAIAPAVAAVLWILILHPQVGPVGRWLNGIGIAWDFRLNGLQAMLVVILTSAWKQVSYNFIFFLAGLQSIPRSVLEAARMDGARGFFRFRTVILPLLTPTMLFLLVVNLVYAAFDTFGTIQALTHGGPGKATETLVVKVYRDGVVNLDIGSSSAQSVVLMLGVVLLVMLQFRLIGRRGGA, encoded by the coding sequence ATGGAACGTCGCACGATCTTCCCGGGCTGGCTGTTGCCGGTAGCCTTGCTGCTGCCGCAACTGCTGCTGACCTTCGTCTTCTTTTACTGGCCGGCCGGGCAGGCGGTCTTTTCCAGCCTCACACAGGCTGATCCGTTCGGCCTGCAAACCCGCTTCGTCGGTTTCGACAACTTCACCGATCTTCTGGCCGATCCGCTCTATCTTGAGTCGATCGGCCGTACCGTGGTGTTTTGCAGTGCGGTCACCGCGCTGGCGATGGGGGTGGCGCTGCTGCTGGCGCTGGCGGCCGATCACGAGATCCGCGGCCGCAATCTCTATCGGACCTTGCTGATCTGGCCTTATGCCATCGCCCCGGCGGTCGCGGCGGTGCTGTGGATCCTGATCCTGCATCCCCAGGTCGGCCCGGTCGGGCGCTGGCTCAACGGCATCGGCATTGCCTGGGATTTCCGGCTGAACGGGCTGCAGGCGATGCTGGTGGTGATCCTGACCAGTGCCTGGAAGCAGGTCAGCTACAATTTCATCTTTTTCCTGGCCGGGCTGCAGTCGATCCCGCGCAGCGTGCTGGAAGCCGCTCGGATGGACGGCGCGCGCGGCTTCTTCCGCTTCCGCACCGTGATCCTGCCGCTGCTGACACCGACCATGCTGTTCCTGCTGGTGGTGAACCTGGTCTATGCCGCCTTCGATACCTTCGGCACCATCCAGGCGCTGACCCATGGCGGCCCGGGCAAGGCCACCGAGACCCTGGTGGTGAAAGTCTACCGCGATGGCGTGGTCAATCTCGATATCGGCTCCTCCTCGGCGCAATCGGTGGTGCTGATGCTGGGCGTGGTGCTGCTGGTGATGCTGCAGTTCCGGCTGATCGGCCGGAGGGGCGGGGCGTGA
- the ugpB gene encoding sn-glycerol-3-phosphate ABC transporter substrate-binding protein UgpB, translating to MNRRTLLAGAAALAAAPALAPMARAQAARTRIVFWHAMEAALGDEVNRIATEFNASQPAYEVVPVFKGTYGETLTATIAASRAGQAPHLVQVFEVGTGTMLTAGPAVKQIWQLAKETGVTLDPAAYLGGVRGYYSLPDGRLASMPFNSSSALMWYNKDAFEKAGLNPDAPPATWQQVVEACRALKAKSATSVPMTTAWPTWIQLEQYAAMHNLVYATRANGFEGLDTELRINTPPFVKHIQRLLDMSKEGLFRYGGRGDAPNPLFISGEAAITFGSSGSRANIARGAKFRWAPALLPTDPEVDPKPINSIIGGASLWAMTAPGRNPAEYKGVAEFLKFLAVPANDATWHQHTGYVPVTFAGYELSRQQGFYDRNPGADLPIKQLTRGQVTPNSRGFRLGRMPEIRNIIEEELERALQGQQGAQAMLDTSVVRGNRVLREFQKSVKA from the coding sequence ATGAACCGCCGCACACTGCTGGCCGGCGCGGCCGCTCTGGCTGCCGCGCCTGCCCTGGCACCGATGGCGCGCGCCCAGGCCGCCAGGACCCGGATCGTCTTCTGGCATGCGATGGAGGCCGCGCTCGGCGATGAGGTGAATCGCATCGCCACCGAATTCAACGCCAGTCAGCCTGCCTACGAGGTCGTGCCGGTCTTCAAGGGCACCTACGGCGAGACGCTGACGGCCACGATCGCCGCCTCGCGGGCCGGCCAGGCACCGCATCTGGTGCAGGTGTTCGAAGTGGGAACCGGCACCATGCTGACCGCCGGGCCGGCGGTGAAGCAGATCTGGCAGCTTGCGAAGGAGACCGGCGTCACCCTGGACCCTGCCGCTTATCTGGGCGGCGTGCGCGGGTACTATAGCCTGCCGGACGGGCGGCTGGCCTCGATGCCGTTCAACTCGTCCAGCGCGCTGATGTGGTACAACAAGGATGCCTTCGAGAAGGCCGGGCTCAATCCGGACGCGCCGCCTGCCACCTGGCAGCAGGTGGTCGAGGCCTGCCGTGCGCTGAAGGCCAAATCCGCGACCTCGGTGCCGATGACCACCGCCTGGCCGACCTGGATCCAGCTCGAACAATACGCGGCAATGCACAACCTGGTGTATGCCACCCGCGCCAATGGCTTCGAGGGGTTGGACACCGAGCTGCGCATCAACACCCCGCCTTTCGTCAAGCATATCCAGCGCCTTCTGGATATGTCGAAGGAGGGGCTGTTTCGTTACGGCGGCCGTGGTGACGCGCCCAACCCGCTGTTCATTTCCGGCGAGGCGGCGATTACCTTCGGCTCGTCCGGCTCACGGGCGAATATCGCGCGCGGCGCCAAGTTCCGCTGGGCGCCGGCGCTGCTGCCGACCGACCCGGAAGTGGACCCGAAGCCGATCAATTCGATCATCGGCGGCGCGAGCCTCTGGGCGATGACCGCCCCGGGGCGCAATCCCGCCGAGTACAAAGGCGTTGCGGAATTCCTGAAATTCCTGGCGGTGCCCGCGAATGACGCCACCTGGCACCAGCACACCGGCTATGTGCCGGTGACCTTCGCCGGCTACGAATTGTCGCGGCAGCAGGGCTTCTACGACCGCAACCCCGGCGCTGACCTGCCGATCAAGCAGCTCACCCGTGGGCAGGTGACGCCCAATTCGCGTGGCTTCCGGCTCGGGCGGATGCCGGAAATCCGCAATATCATCGAAGAAGAGCTGGAGCGGGCGCTGCAGGGCCAGCAGGGCGCGCAGGCGATGCTGGACACCTCGGTGGTGCGCGGCAACCGCGTGCTGCGCGAGTTCCAGAAATCGGTCAAGGCCTGA
- a CDS encoding DUF2842 domain-containing protein has product MSRTPLALIAGILGFGAYVVGVVSLADALAPMHPLAELLYFGVAGVAWALPGRWLLLWAARRR; this is encoded by the coding sequence ATGTCACGCACCCCTCTCGCCCTGATCGCGGGCATCCTGGGATTTGGCGCCTACGTGGTGGGCGTGGTTTCCCTTGCCGACGCGCTCGCGCCCATGCATCCGCTGGCGGAACTGCTCTATTTCGGCGTGGCCGGGGTGGCCTGGGCCTTGCCGGGACGGTGGCTGCTGCTCTGGGCGGCCCGCCGGCGCTAG
- a CDS encoding adenine phosphoribosyltransferase: protein MDLKDHIRSIPDFPKPGILFYDISTLLRHADAWQVAMGRMARAVRAHQPDLLAGIESRGFLVAAPLALKLGCGFVMLRKRGKLPGETIPLDYGLEYGTDRIEIQADAIERGQRVVVVDDLLATGGTMAAGIQLLRNIGAVVPAAATLIELTFLQGRSRLDVPCETLVSYDS from the coding sequence ATGGATCTGAAGGACCACATCCGGAGCATCCCGGATTTTCCGAAACCCGGAATCCTTTTCTACGACATCTCCACCCTGCTGCGGCATGCCGATGCCTGGCAGGTGGCGATGGGCCGCATGGCGCGCGCCGTCCGCGCCCACCAGCCCGATCTGCTCGCCGGCATCGAGAGCCGCGGCTTCCTGGTGGCCGCCCCGCTCGCACTGAAGCTGGGCTGCGGCTTCGTGATGCTGCGCAAGCGCGGCAAGCTGCCCGGCGAGACCATCCCGCTGGATTACGGCCTGGAATACGGCACCGACCGGATCGAGATCCAGGCCGACGCCATCGAGCGCGGCCAGCGCGTGGTGGTGGTCGATGACCTGCTGGCCACCGGGGGCACGATGGCCGCCGGCATCCAGTTGCTGCGCAACATCGGCGCCGTTGTCCCGGCGGCCGCCACCCTGATCGAACTGACCTTCCTGCAGGGCCGCAGCCGCCTCGACGTGCCCTGCGAAACCCTGGTTTCCTACGATTCCTGA
- a CDS encoding flagellar biosynthesis regulator FlaF, which yields MQRSLSYFRTPQLGGASPQETEILAFGLCNDRLGKAATARERIEALHKTHQLWSLLVTDLQSEGNRLPDVLKRQLIALGFWAMAYSTRAMTAAMSLQPLIDVHQNIIDGLRAQTPSASPLPLPKAPQALAALSV from the coding sequence ATGCAGCGCAGTCTCAGCTACTTTCGCACGCCGCAGCTCGGCGGCGCCTCACCGCAGGAGACGGAGATCCTGGCCTTCGGATTGTGCAACGACCGCCTCGGCAAGGCGGCCACGGCACGGGAGCGGATCGAGGCGCTGCACAAGACACACCAGCTCTGGTCCTTGCTGGTCACGGATCTTCAGTCGGAGGGCAACCGGCTGCCGGATGTCCTGAAGCGCCAGCTCATCGCGCTCGGCTTCTGGGCGATGGCCTACAGCACGCGGGCGATGACCGCCGCAATGTCGCTGCAGCCGCTGATCGACGTGCACCAGAACATCATCGATGGTCTGCGCGCCCAGACGCCGTCCGCATCGCCTCTCCCTCTGCCCAAGGCGCCACAGGCTCTGGCGGCGCTGAGCGTCTGA
- a CDS encoding flagellin codes for MFSVNTNTGAMAALQSLGATQKALEETQSRISTGKKVSQATDSPAVYTISRTMDGTLAGLSAVSDNLNFAQSVIGTSLDAADKISEQLSSLKKLVTTGQQTGIDTTTVNNQIGAVLKAIDSFAASASLNGVNLANGGGANMTTTTDVSGGTLTVNAENMTSSGLSLTGLNVSSGGLRLNIDSTTEFAQNDYIKLGDGTDSTYFVLSDGSGAPTAPAASDAHNKVVFVNFETTDSTATVMSKLSSAMREEGYGASIATSAIDGGAGADITAGDLVVTGKGVTSAGSAVTLATAGTATLAAVTGSTAAIATVDNAISALNSSIAKLGQNSQLVTGLQNYTSSLSDSLTTGLGALTDADMAAESARLQSLQTKQQLGIQALSIANQAPQSLLKLFQ; via the coding sequence ATGTTCTCCGTGAACACGAATACCGGTGCCATGGCTGCCCTGCAGTCGCTCGGCGCGACGCAGAAGGCCCTCGAAGAGACCCAGAGCCGGATCTCGACCGGCAAGAAGGTCAGCCAGGCGACTGACAGCCCTGCCGTCTACACGATCTCCCGCACCATGGACGGGACGCTGGCCGGTCTGTCCGCGGTGTCGGACAACCTGAACTTCGCGCAATCGGTGATTGGCACCTCGCTCGATGCGGCCGACAAGATCTCCGAGCAGCTTTCGTCTCTGAAGAAGCTGGTCACCACGGGGCAGCAGACCGGCATCGACACCACCACGGTCAACAACCAGATCGGGGCCGTCCTCAAGGCCATCGATTCCTTCGCTGCCAGCGCGAGCCTCAACGGCGTGAACCTCGCCAATGGCGGTGGTGCGAATATGACCACGACCACGGACGTTTCCGGTGGCACGCTCACGGTCAATGCGGAAAACATGACCTCCAGCGGCTTGTCGTTGACCGGGCTGAACGTGAGCAGCGGTGGGCTGCGGCTGAACATCGACAGCACCACCGAGTTTGCGCAGAATGACTACATCAAGCTCGGCGACGGCACCGATTCGACCTATTTCGTGCTGAGCGACGGTTCGGGGGCTCCCACCGCGCCGGCCGCGTCCGACGCGCACAACAAGGTCGTCTTCGTGAATTTCGAGACGACCGACTCGACCGCCACCGTGATGTCGAAGCTTTCCTCCGCCATGCGGGAAGAAGGCTATGGCGCGTCGATCGCGACCTCTGCGATTGACGGTGGTGCGGGTGCTGACATCACCGCCGGTGATCTGGTTGTCACCGGAAAGGGGGTCACTTCTGCTGGGTCCGCGGTGACTCTTGCCACCGCGGGTACGGCGACGCTGGCCGCAGTGACCGGGTCGACGGCCGCGATCGCGACCGTGGATAACGCGATCAGCGCCCTCAATTCGAGCATCGCCAAGCTTGGCCAGAACTCCCAGCTGGTGACGGGCCTGCAGAACTATACGTCCAGCCTGTCCGACTCGCTCACCACTGGCCTCGGCGCCCTTACCGACGCCGACATGGCGGCGGAAAGCGCTCGCCTGCAGTCGCTGCAGACCAAGCAGCAGCTCGGCATCCAGGCGCTGTCGATCGCCAACCAGGCGCCGCAGTCCCTGCTGAAGCTGTTCCAGTAA
- a CDS encoding DUF1217 domain-containing protein, with protein sequence MTTIGTGTGATGLPPIPAYLIASKDEEKLAAKFAQTNPQAKADIDYFESKAPTLDTADALMKDYRALGILLGAYGMSDQIQYPALIRKLITEDPTSTSSTAQRIGNTNYLAFAKAMAQYASNPFATGDGVQAVTDAYTLNSFEKDQGTQIPGMEQALAFKRQASGITTIAQLMSNLPALKVAVVQTGLDWTSYGAMDYDRQVKLLTSTIDIDDLQDPAKVDRMAEQFLIKAADDPTKCGAKDKEKYSLASLLASATTTDPILSILGGKTGSSSSGSDPMLALFA encoded by the coding sequence ATGACCACGATCGGCACGGGCACCGGCGCCACCGGCCTGCCGCCCATCCCCGCCTATCTCATTGCCTCGAAGGACGAAGAGAAGCTCGCGGCGAAATTCGCGCAGACCAACCCTCAGGCCAAAGCCGATATCGACTACTTCGAAAGCAAGGCTCCAACGCTCGACACCGCGGACGCTCTGATGAAGGATTACCGGGCGCTCGGCATCCTGCTCGGCGCCTATGGAATGAGCGATCAGATCCAGTACCCGGCGCTGATCCGCAAACTGATCACCGAGGATCCGACCAGCACCAGCTCCACCGCGCAGAGAATCGGCAACACCAATTACCTGGCCTTCGCCAAGGCAATGGCCCAGTACGCCAGCAATCCCTTTGCCACGGGAGACGGCGTTCAGGCGGTGACGGACGCCTACACGCTCAACAGCTTCGAGAAAGACCAGGGCACACAGATTCCCGGCATGGAGCAGGCGCTTGCCTTCAAGCGGCAGGCCTCGGGGATCACGACCATCGCCCAGCTCATGTCGAACCTGCCGGCGCTGAAGGTCGCCGTCGTGCAGACCGGGCTCGACTGGACCAGCTATGGCGCGATGGATTACGACCGGCAGGTCAAGCTGCTGACCAGCACAATCGACATCGACGATCTGCAGGATCCCGCCAAGGTGGATCGCATGGCCGAGCAGTTCCTGATCAAGGCCGCGGATGATCCGACGAAATGCGGCGCCAAGGACAAGGAAAAATACTCGCTCGCCTCGCTGCTGGCGTCCGCCACCACAACCGACCCGATCCTGAGCATCCTCGGCGGCAAGACGGGGAGTAGCTCCTCCGGCAGTGATCCCATGCTCGCTCTGTTCGCCTGA
- a CDS encoding flagellar biosynthesis repressor FlbT, whose protein sequence is MSVLVLEMRPGDMMIVNGASLRFRCKTRLELAARARFLFGKQIMSPESADTPARRIYFALQTAYIGSEEERTGGLTDARRLIHAFQEATTSALARGILARALALAEADDCYTALKLVRRVIRHEDAVLGHGPAE, encoded by the coding sequence ATGTCCGTCCTGGTTCTTGAAATGCGCCCTGGCGATATGATGATCGTCAACGGCGCTTCCTTGCGTTTCCGCTGCAAGACACGGCTGGAGCTGGCCGCGCGGGCGCGGTTCCTGTTCGGCAAGCAGATCATGTCGCCGGAATCTGCCGACACACCGGCGCGGCGCATCTATTTCGCGCTGCAGACGGCCTATATCGGCTCCGAGGAAGAGCGCACCGGTGGCCTCACGGATGCGCGCAGGCTGATCCATGCTTTCCAGGAAGCGACGACATCGGCGCTGGCGCGCGGGATCCTGGCCCGTGCCCTCGCGCTGGCCGAGGCAGACGATTGCTACACCGCGTTGAAGCTGGTGCGGCGCGTGATCCGCCACGAGGATGCGGTGCTGGGCCACGGCCCGGCTGAATGA
- a CDS encoding flagellin gives MTSMMTTGLAGGGLLAHLVADNVAARAQFERLTRQSSDGKVALTYAGLGTGAATSLNLRPQVAQTEAWGRNVTKAQTQLTATQSALTGLADTATRLSSAALQLGTLQGNTPEVLAGQARSALAELSSVLNTQVGNVYIFSGTDSATPAIDATALDGFVASVGTRVATLATDGAAAVTADVLDAAAAQDFMPGSTGAAVAQVETDAGRSVPLGVTAWQNLYATQSGTDTTGSYMRDLVAGLAMLAGLDQAGTLSSEQLQDFGTRAAKLLQGAQAAITVDSAGLGDVQAGLKTRATSLTELHDTLKDQIKSVEEVDMATTAATLAQVKTQLEASYQLIASMREMTLTAYL, from the coding sequence ATGACTTCGATGATGACGACCGGACTGGCCGGCGGTGGCCTGCTCGCGCATCTGGTGGCCGACAACGTGGCGGCGCGCGCGCAATTCGAGCGACTGACCCGCCAGTCCTCCGATGGCAAGGTGGCGTTGACCTATGCCGGCCTTGGCACGGGCGCGGCGACGTCGCTCAACCTGCGGCCGCAGGTGGCGCAGACCGAGGCATGGGGACGCAATGTCACGAAGGCGCAAACCCAGCTCACGGCGACACAATCGGCCCTGACGGGGCTGGCGGATACGGCAACCCGACTCTCGAGCGCCGCGCTGCAGCTCGGCACCCTGCAAGGCAATACGCCGGAGGTCCTGGCCGGGCAGGCGCGGTCGGCGCTTGCAGAGCTCAGCTCGGTGCTGAACACGCAGGTGGGTAACGTCTACATCTTCTCAGGCACCGACTCGGCGACCCCGGCCATCGATGCGACGGCACTCGACGGCTTCGTGGCTTCGGTCGGAACGAGGGTTGCCACGCTGGCGACGGATGGAGCAGCGGCGGTGACCGCTGACGTGCTCGATGCGGCCGCCGCGCAGGACTTCATGCCGGGCAGCACTGGCGCCGCGGTTGCGCAGGTCGAGACGGATGCCGGCCGCAGCGTGCCGCTTGGGGTGACGGCCTGGCAGAACCTGTATGCAACCCAGTCCGGCACGGATACCACCGGATCCTATATGCGCGACCTGGTTGCCGGCCTCGCCATGCTGGCCGGGCTGGATCAGGCGGGCACGCTGTCGAGCGAGCAACTGCAGGATTTCGGCACACGCGCGGCGAAGCTGTTGCAGGGCGCACAGGCGGCGATCACCGTGGATTCGGCGGGATTGGGTGATGTGCAGGCTGGTCTGAAGACCCGCGCGACCAGTCTTACGGAGCTGCACGATACGCTGAAGGACCAGATCAAGTCCGTTGAGGAAGTGGACATGGCGACGACGGCGGCGACGCTGGCGCAGGTGAAGACGCAGCTTGAAGCCTCGTACCAGTTGATCGCATCGATGCGGGAGATGACACTGACCGCCTATCTGTAG
- the flgK gene encoding flagellar hook-associated protein FlgK gives MSLDATLAIASGGLASITRQIGVISHNVANASTPGYTRQVGRQSALVGDGVGAGVRTGTTTRSIDSLLQETRWQQQGDVAALQVRSDALAAIDAAQGTPGQGDDLASLAGALRNAFTELSADPSKVVQQRAVVSAADRLADGINRVAAASTGQRQAAQDALVADVDTLNAALADVGRLSTRITLLRAQGDSTADLEDQRDAAMGTIAGLADVRFAEEANGDMLVFTASGVQLPTRATTGPLTMARAALGATGDGPALMLGGTDVTAQFSGGEIGANLALRDVELPTIQAELDEFAHDLASRFDAVGLQLFTDGANPVAAAATTPPVQATYLGLAGRIQVNPAVAADATLVRDGTAGTANGQAGYGEVIGKVLTQALGTGNVSSTTPPATSGLGASGSLAARFAAPGSVAGFATAFAGAQAGAAADAATDLSDAQSVQSILDDKAASVSKVSVDTEMSTMIALQNAYSANARIISTVQQLWQDVLNMVGG, from the coding sequence ATGAGCCTCGATGCCACACTCGCGATTGCCTCGGGGGGGCTGGCGAGCATCACGCGCCAGATCGGGGTGATCTCGCACAACGTCGCCAATGCCAGCACGCCGGGATACACGCGGCAGGTGGGACGCCAGTCCGCCCTCGTCGGCGACGGTGTCGGTGCCGGCGTTCGCACCGGGACCACGACCCGCAGCATCGACAGCCTGTTGCAGGAGACACGGTGGCAACAGCAGGGCGATGTCGCCGCGCTGCAGGTGCGCTCCGACGCGTTGGCGGCGATCGACGCGGCACAGGGGACGCCCGGGCAGGGCGACGACCTCGCCAGCCTCGCCGGGGCGCTGCGCAATGCCTTCACCGAGTTGTCCGCCGATCCCTCGAAGGTGGTGCAGCAACGTGCGGTCGTCAGCGCGGCGGACCGGCTGGCCGATGGCATCAACCGGGTGGCGGCCGCCTCCACCGGCCAGCGCCAGGCCGCGCAGGATGCGCTGGTTGCCGATGTGGACACGCTGAATGCCGCCCTCGCCGATGTCGGTCGGCTCAGCACGCGCATCACCCTGTTGCGCGCGCAGGGCGACAGCACCGCGGACCTGGAGGACCAGCGGGACGCCGCCATGGGCACCATCGCCGGGCTCGCGGATGTCCGCTTCGCCGAGGAGGCGAACGGCGACATGCTGGTGTTCACGGCGTCGGGCGTGCAACTGCCGACGCGTGCCACCACCGGTCCGCTCACGATGGCCCGGGCCGCGCTCGGCGCCACGGGGGATGGCCCTGCACTGATGCTGGGCGGTACCGATGTCACGGCCCAGTTCTCCGGGGGAGAGATCGGCGCCAATCTGGCGTTGCGGGACGTCGAGCTGCCGACCATCCAGGCCGAGCTGGACGAGTTCGCGCACGACCTGGCGAGCCGGTTCGATGCCGTCGGATTGCAGCTCTTCACCGATGGCGCCAACCCGGTGGCAGCGGCGGCGACTACGCCACCGGTGCAGGCCACCTATCTGGGGCTGGCCGGCCGGATCCAGGTGAATCCCGCGGTTGCCGCCGATGCGACTCTGGTGCGCGACGGCACGGCGGGAACCGCCAACGGGCAGGCCGGCTACGGCGAGGTGATCGGCAAGGTGCTCACCCAGGCACTGGGCACGGGCAATGTGTCGAGCACCACCCCGCCGGCGACGAGCGGGCTTGGCGCATCGGGCTCGCTCGCGGCGCGCTTCGCTGCCCCTGGCTCGGTGGCGGGCTTCGCCACGGCGTTCGCCGGGGCGCAGGCCGGGGCGGCGGCCGATGCGGCGACGGACCTGTCCGATGCGCAATCGGTGCAGTCCATCCTGGATGACAAGGCGGCCAGCGTTTCGAAGGTGTCCGTCGACACGGAGATGTCCACCATGATCGCCCTGCAGAACGCCTATTCCGCCAATGCGCGGATCATCAGCACGGTCCAGCAGCTCTGGCAGGACGTGCTGAACATGGTCGGAGGCTGA
- a CDS encoding flagellar hook protein FlgE — MSLFGAMNTAIGGLNAQSVAFGNISDNVANSQTAGYKRVDTSFMDYLTTSTATVNEPGTVVARPDYVNTVPGTISQTDNTLAMAITGQGFFTVSHPAGTDVNGNVTFAPQSYYSRAGDFSRNDNGYLTNGSGEYLNGWLADPVTGVLDRSTVKPIQVAESVYKPVATQNLVMGANLPTGAIKTVALDASGNVTKMYDSSGAQVSAIQPQVQIYDAQGVTHTVQYTWTPQPSATANPDGSYDTVANTWTLQAKIDGTDMGKVTVTFAKDGTLSGISSSGTPVASSTSGKCLITYDTGLPTTTGTQSITLDLGTIGQTNGVTQFSSTYTLRGLTQDGVPPGSFSSLTTTSSGDIYANYDNGQNRLIARVPIATFPNADALQRQNGSSFTVTTESGNPSLQDAGTNGAGTLVTKAVEGSNVDIASEFSKLIVAQRTYSANTKMVTTADELLQQTIDMKR; from the coding sequence ATGTCACTCTTCGGTGCCATGAACACCGCGATCGGTGGGCTGAACGCTCAGTCCGTCGCGTTCGGCAACATCAGCGACAATGTCGCCAACAGCCAGACCGCCGGCTACAAGCGGGTGGACACCAGCTTCATGGATTATCTCACCACCAGCACGGCCACGGTGAACGAGCCCGGTACGGTGGTGGCGCGGCCGGACTACGTGAACACGGTGCCCGGCACCATCTCGCAAACCGACAACACGCTCGCCATGGCGATCACCGGCCAGGGCTTCTTCACCGTCAGCCATCCGGCCGGCACCGACGTGAACGGCAATGTCACCTTCGCGCCGCAGAGCTATTACAGCCGCGCCGGCGACTTCAGCCGCAACGACAATGGCTACCTGACCAACGGGTCCGGCGAATACCTCAATGGCTGGCTGGCCGACCCGGTCACCGGGGTGCTGGACCGGAGCACAGTGAAGCCGATCCAGGTCGCCGAAAGCGTCTACAAGCCTGTGGCGACGCAGAACCTTGTCATGGGTGCCAACCTGCCGACCGGCGCGATCAAGACCGTTGCACTCGACGCCAGCGGCAACGTCACCAAGATGTACGACTCCTCCGGGGCCCAGGTCTCGGCGATTCAGCCGCAGGTGCAGATCTACGATGCCCAGGGCGTCACCCATACGGTGCAGTACACCTGGACCCCGCAGCCCAGCGCCACGGCGAATCCCGACGGCAGCTACGACACCGTTGCCAACACCTGGACGCTCCAGGCCAAAATCGACGGTACCGACATGGGCAAGGTCACGGTGACCTTCGCCAAGGATGGCACGCTGTCCGGCATCAGCTCGAGTGGCACGCCAGTGGCCAGCAGCACGTCGGGCAAGTGCCTTATCACCTACGATACCGGTCTCCCGACCACCACCGGCACCCAGAGCATCACGCTCGATCTCGGCACGATCGGCCAGACCAACGGGGTGACCCAGTTCTCCAGCACCTACACCCTGCGTGGCCTGACCCAGGACGGTGTGCCGCCGGGCAGCTTCAGCAGCCTCACCACGACCAGCTCGGGTGATATCTATGCCAACTACGACAACGGTCAGAACCGCCTGATCGCCCGCGTGCCGATCGCCACCTTCCCCAATGCCGACGCGCTGCAGCGCCAGAACGGCAGTTCCTTCACCGTGACGACGGAATCCGGCAATCCCTCGCTGCAGGATGCCGGCACCAACGGGGCCGGCACCCTGGTGACCAAGGCCGTGGAAGGCTCCAACGTCGACATCGCCAGCGAGTTCAGCAAGCTGATCGTGGCGCAGCGCACCTATTCCGCCAACACCAAGATGGTCACCACGGCCGATGAGCTGCTGCAGCAGACCATCGACATGAAGCGCTGA